Proteins encoded together in one Telopea speciosissima isolate NSW1024214 ecotype Mountain lineage chromosome 6, Tspe_v1, whole genome shotgun sequence window:
- the LOC122665958 gene encoding F-box/kelch-repeat protein At3g06240-like produces MVVKFSRKGGSDCSSRSNGRRRRRSNKVLEDLPVEIIFDIFSRLSAVTLIRLTSVCKFWNNLTRDPGFIDLRLKKKMKLMHDDDIPLPSHDLILGSCRDIDDIKRDTKMRSRRSLILIDGVEEGNCKAREIRIEHSQKNWLFRLVGSCNGLVCLEPAPPKRGQVRAIIIYNPITGESWCLPKLKPSDFSDFFWSARVPIMGFGFDHATGKYKVIRFLYDNKGQLLSQIITLGEKSSWRKLLDIPVIKGGRYGQNFNTLPMFLNGFLYWIITKHVDGDVISRSNNDTTINKEFILAFDVGSEKFQIINFPAPLLSEVTRRSYYGLHLINIKGS; encoded by the coding sequence ATGGTTGTTAAATTCAGTAGAAAGGGGGGTAGTGATTGTAGCAGCCgcagcaatggaagaagaagaagaagaagtaataaAGTACTGGAAGATTTGCCAGTTGAAATCATCTTCGACATCTTTTCAAGACTTTCCGCCGTTACTCTAATTCGATTAACGAGTGTATGTAAGTTCTGGAACAACTTGACACGAGACCCTGGATTCATTGACCTCCgcctgaagaagaagatgaaattgaTGCACGACGACGACATACCACTACCATCTCATGATCTAATCCTTGGATCATGCAGAGACATAGATGATATCAAAAGGGATACGAAAATGAGGAGCAGGAGGAGCTTGATTTTGATAGATGGGGTTGAAGAAGGGAATTGTAAAGCCAGAGAAATTCGAATAGAGCATTCGCAGAAGAATTGGTTGTTTCGCCTCGTTGGCTCTTGCAATGGATTGGTTTGTTTGGAGCCAGCGCCCCCAAAGCGGGGCCAAGTTCGTGCTATCATCATCTATAATCCTATTACAGGTGAGAGCTGGTGTTTGCCTAAATTAAAACCATCAGatttttctgatttcttttGGAGTGCGAGAGTTCCTataatgggttttggttttgatcatgCAACCGGAAAATATAAAGTGATCCGATTCTTGTATGACAATAAAGGCCAATTGTTGAGTCAGATCATCACTTTGGGTGAAAAAAGTTCATGGAGAAAGTTGTTGGATATTCCGGTGATCAAAGGAGGACGTTACGGACAGAATTTCAATACCTTACCGATGTTTTTGAATGGGTTCCTATATTGGATAATCACAAAGCATGTAGATGGTGACGTAATATCGAGGAGTAACAACGATACTACTATTAATAAGGAATTCATTCTTGCATTTGATGTTGGCAGTGAAAAATTCCAGATTATAAACTTCCCAGCCCCTCTTCTTTCTGAAGTAACAAGAAGATCATATTATGGATTACACTTGATAAACATCAAGGGTTCTTAA